The DNA segment AAAGAAGATACAGAAGAATATAATTTGAGAGACTACTTTGAAAAGTATGGCAAGATTGAAACCATAGAAGTTATGGAAGACAGGCAGAGTGGAAAAAAGAGAGGATTTGCTTTTGTAACTTTTGATGATCATGATACAGTTGATAAAATTGTTGGTAAGTAGCAATTTATGGTAACTTGAATGAGAAAGTAGAActggtttttctgttttgaacTAAATTTGCTAAATTGTAATTTTCTGTTGCATGTAATGGCATTTATAGTGTATAGTCAATTTTCATAGTGTCTGCCTGTGTAATCAGTATCCAGATCAAGAAATAAACATTAACATCTCAGAATGCTCCTTCATTACCAGAGTCACTACCTGATTATGTCTTAATGGGTTACATAATGACAGAGAGTATCTCATATATGTGCTTTTCcaaacataaaataactttttgttttgtttgattgaaaaaaaatttagttcaGAAATACCACACTATTAATGGGCATAATTGTGAAGTGAAAAAGGCCCTTTCTAAACAAGAGATGCAGTCTGCTGGATCACAGAGAGGTGAGTAGGACCATACACATGTATACAGTAGATATGAGTGGTGTTTGTAAGGTTCTTAAAAATCTCCCTTGCCTGTATTAAAGGTCGTGGAGGTGGATCTGGCAATTTTATGGGTCGCGGAGGGAActttggaggtggtggaggtaATTTTGGCCGTGGTGGAAACTTTGGTGGAAGAGGTAGGCTGTTTATCTTCTAAGTACATGGATACCTGACATTTTGGTAagttgaatatattattttaattcatttcttgtttttcctcagGAGGctatggtggtggaggtggtggcagcAGAGGTAGTTAtggaggaggtgatggtggaTATAATGGATTTGGAGGTGATGGTAGGTGGCTTATTTTCATTGATGTTTGATATTTTAACTTTCTTTACTTATTGAAAATTAAGTATTTATTAcacttttctaattttagttaAAACTTCGGTGGCTTAATGGTTAAGGTGTATTTCCAAACTGTACATGGAAGAACAGGAACCCTTTTTCCCCTGGAGAGACATTAGCTGCTCTTTTTCAGCAAGTAGTAGGGGTTGAGCTAGAATTGTTCTATTAAGTCTGAGACTATATTTTTCTTAGtgaaattttgtaaaatgaaaactgattttcttttttactatcaGAAGATGGTTACACATTTACTTTTCATTCTTACTAGTGCAGATACTTGATACTCTATTATTATTAGGTATTACCAGGCTTCAGAGTGCTAAATCAATTCATTGGCTTATTTGCCAGTGGcttaaatgtaatataaaacCAGAGTTGAGTAattctagctattcaggaggctgaggcagaggggtTGCTTGAGGTgaggattttgagaccagtctgagcaacataaggagaccgtatatctagaaaaataaaataggggaacatggtggcacgtgcccatagtctagctactcaggagactgaggtgggagaatggcttgagcccaggagttcaaggctgcattgttgtggttgcaccactgtacttgagcccgggcaacagagcaagacccagtctcttacACACACACTAGAATTGAATAACGTGACTATACACTTAAGTTTTTGTGTGGTCttgttatttgttgtttgttgtttttttaggtGGCAACTATGGCGGTGGTCCTGGTTATAGTAGTAGAGGGGGCTATGGTGGTGGTGGACCAGGATATGGAAACCAAGGTGGTGGatatggtggaggtggaggatATGATGGTTACAATGAAGGAGGAAATTTTGGCGGTGGTAAGCATTCACTTGTTTTATTTAAGTGTTAAATATTCAGTGTTGCTAACAGTTCCCATGACACATATTTGAAAAGTGTTAAAAGTTAGCGTTTGATCAAATTTTATGTTCtataagaaaaatactaaaatggTAGGTAGTTCAAACCAAATTTTCTGGACTTTGCTGGTTATTTAGTAAAATGTACAAATGTACtcaggtctcttttttttttttttttgagatggagtcttgctctgttgcccaggctggagtgcagtggcgtgatctcagctcattgcaatctccgcctcccgggttcatgcgattctcctgcctcagcctccctagtagctgggactacaggcgtatgccagcacgcccggttaatttttttgcatttttagtagagatggggtttcaccatgttagccaggatggtctcgatctcctgaccttgtgatctgcccgcttctgcctcccaaagtactgggattacaggcatgagccactgcactcagccaaatgTACTGAATTTTTAGTTGAGTAGTAAAAAATGGACATTTACCAGTATTCAGTACatgttttacatgtaaaatattggGAGTTTATTTATTGCCAAAATTTTACTTAACTCCTTGGTACTTTTAAACTGGACAACCGGAAATAAATTGTTTGAATACTCCAGACGTGTTGAAGTGAGCAGGTTGCCATCTAGGGCCCAGGTTAACAAAGTACTTTGGGTCTTAATATGTCACAGGTAGTTGAAGCATTTAAGCAAGCTAGTGTATGTAGGTCATTAACCCAGAATACTGTTAAAAGCATTCTTAGGAATGCACTGTTTTGTTGGACCTAATTAACATGTCAATGACAGATGAGTGGAAGTTTTAACAAGTTAGAATGCCTTCTCATTGTTTTAAATGTTATACTGCTTCAGAATCATAGTGAATGGAACACTGGCAATTTTAATGGCGTTAATGGTAGAGAGAACATGCGCCTAGAGGACAGCATTTAATGTAAACAAAATGTTGATGGTCTTTTTAATATCCTGACATCAGTTACCCCAAGTGGTGCTACCACAGTGATGTGTATAAGCATGCTACCATAATTCTCAAAAGATAATAGTTACATACGTTAAAAGGGGAAAATGATGATTGTGTAGGTAAACCACACATAAAACCTTTCTGATTTCAGGTAACTATGGTGGTGGTGGGAACTATaatgattttggaaattatagTGGACAACAGCAATCAAATTATGGACCCATGAAAGGGGGCAGTTTTGGTGGAAGAAGCTCGGGCAGTCCCTATGGTGGTAAGTACTTTCTTAAATCAATTCTTTAGagcctttttaatttaaaaaatgtgtatacttctttta comes from the Pan troglodytes isolate AG18354 chromosome 13, NHGRI_mPanTro3-v2.0_pri, whole genome shotgun sequence genome and includes:
- the HNRNPA3 gene encoding heterogeneous nuclear ribonucleoprotein A3 isoform X2, with protein sequence MEGHDPKEPEQLRKLFIGGLSFETTDDSLREHFEKWGTLTDCVVMRDPQTKRSRGFGFVTYSCVEEVDAAMCARPHKVDGRVVEPKRAVSREDSVKPGAHLTVKKIFVGGIKEDTEEYNLRDYFEKYGKIETIEVMEDRQSGKKRGFAFVTFDDHDTVDKIVVQKYHTINGHNCEVKKALSKQEMQSAGSQRGRGGGSGNFMGRGGNFGGGGGNFGRGGNFGGRGGYGGGGGGSRGSYGGGDGGYNGFGGDGGNYGGGPGYSSRGGYGGGGPGYGNQGGGYGGGGGYDGYNEGGNFGGGNYGGGGNYNDFGNYSGQQQSNYGPMKGGSFGGRSSGSPYGGGYGSGGGSGGYGSRRF
- the HNRNPA3 gene encoding heterogeneous nuclear ribonucleoprotein A3 isoform X3; the protein is MEVKPPPGRPQPDSGRRRRRRGEEGHDPKEPEQLRKLFIGGLSFETTDDSLREHFEKWGTLTDCVVMRDPQTKRSRGFGFVTYSCVEEVDAAMCARPHKVDGRVVEPKRAVSREDSVKPGAHLTVKKIFVGGIKEDTEEYNLRDYFEKYGKIETIEVMEDRQSGKKRGFAFVTFDDHDTVDKIVVQKYHTINGHNCEVKKALSKQEMQSAGSQRGRGGGSGNFMGRGGNFGGGGGNFGRGGNFGGRGGYGGGGGGSRGSYGGGDGGYNGFGGDGNYGGGGNYNDFGNYSGQQQSNYGPMKGGSFGGRSSGSPYGGGYGSGGGSGGYGSRRF
- the HNRNPA3 gene encoding heterogeneous nuclear ribonucleoprotein A3 isoform X1, with the translated sequence MEVKPPPGRPQPDSGRRRRRRGEEGHDPKEPEQLRKLFIGGLSFETTDDSLREHFEKWGTLTDCVVMRDPQTKRSRGFGFVTYSCVEEVDAAMCARPHKVDGRVVEPKRAVSREDSVKPGAHLTVKKIFVGGIKEDTEEYNLRDYFEKYGKIETIEVMEDRQSGKKRGFAFVTFDDHDTVDKIVVQKYHTINGHNCEVKKALSKQEMQSAGSQRGRGGGSGNFMGRGGNFGGGGGNFGRGGNFGGRGGYGGGGGGSRGSYGGGDGGYNGFGGDGGNYGGGPGYSSRGGYGGGGPGYGNQGGGYGGGGGYDGYNEGGNFGGGNYGGGGNYNDFGNYSGQQQSNYGPMKGGSFGGRSSGSPYGGGYGSGGGSGGYGSRRF
- the HNRNPA3 gene encoding heterogeneous nuclear ribonucleoprotein A3 isoform X4 translates to MEGHDPKEPEQLRKLFIGGLSFETTDDSLREHFEKWGTLTDCVVMRDPQTKRSRGFGFVTYSCVEEVDAAMCARPHKVDGRVVEPKRAVSREDSVKPGAHLTVKKIFVGGIKEDTEEYNLRDYFEKYGKIETIEVMEDRQSGKKRGFAFVTFDDHDTVDKIVVQKYHTINGHNCEVKKALSKQEMQSAGSQRGRGGGSGNFMGRGGNFGGGGGNFGRGGNFGGRGGYGGGGGGSRGSYGGGDGGYNGFGGDGNYGGGGNYNDFGNYSGQQQSNYGPMKGGSFGGRSSGSPYGGGYGSGGGSGGYGSRRF